The Lysobacter gummosus genome includes a region encoding these proteins:
- a CDS encoding phosphatidylinositol-specific phospholipase C1-like protein, whose amino-acid sequence MKRAGLPSVLSAAVLACGLIAAGAAGAQAADAPCKLDAPDAAQAGPDCAAAWMDRNLHLNDLQAIGTHNSYKLAIPAEELAAHRARDAAGADSLDYAHEPLHQQLELGARVLELDVYYDPKGGRYAHPPGALRRGYGEAGPWPAPVAAQMAQPGFKVMHLADIDFRSQCMAFVQCLRQIRAWSQNHREHAPILILINAKDGKSGPGAIAPLAFDGKAFDALDAEIRSVFAADELIVPDTVRGQAKTLREAVIAGGWPSIGQSRGKMVFALDEDARKVGLYRGARRSLEGRAMFVNGDENAADAAYLTLNDPIAQGERIARAVKAGFLVRTRADADTVEARHNDSRRREAAFASGAQYISTDYLKPDLRFSRYRVTFPRSEVVRCNPLRAMERCGQRPIEAAEKHD is encoded by the coding sequence ATGAAACGTGCGGGTTTGCCGAGTGTGTTGTCTGCGGCCGTGTTGGCTTGCGGCTTGATCGCCGCCGGCGCGGCCGGTGCGCAGGCGGCCGATGCGCCATGCAAGCTCGATGCGCCCGACGCCGCCCAGGCCGGTCCGGATTGCGCGGCGGCGTGGATGGATCGCAATCTGCATCTCAACGACTTGCAGGCGATCGGCACGCATAACAGTTACAAGCTGGCGATCCCGGCCGAGGAACTGGCCGCGCACCGCGCCCGCGACGCCGCCGGCGCGGATTCGCTCGACTACGCGCACGAGCCGCTGCATCAGCAACTCGAACTCGGCGCGCGGGTGCTGGAGCTGGACGTGTACTACGACCCGAAGGGTGGCCGTTACGCGCATCCGCCCGGCGCCTTGCGCCGCGGCTACGGCGAGGCGGGACCGTGGCCGGCGCCGGTGGCGGCGCAGATGGCGCAGCCGGGGTTCAAGGTCATGCATCTGGCCGATATCGACTTTCGCAGCCAGTGCATGGCCTTCGTCCAGTGCCTGCGGCAGATCCGCGCGTGGTCGCAGAACCATCGCGAGCATGCGCCGATCCTGATCCTGATCAACGCCAAGGACGGCAAGAGCGGCCCGGGCGCGATCGCGCCGCTCGCATTCGACGGCAAAGCCTTCGACGCGCTCGACGCCGAGATCCGCTCGGTGTTCGCGGCCGACGAATTGATCGTGCCGGACACGGTGCGCGGGCAGGCGAAGACCTTGCGCGAGGCGGTGATCGCCGGCGGTTGGCCGAGCATCGGCCAGTCGCGCGGCAAGATGGTGTTCGCGCTCGACGAAGACGCGCGCAAGGTCGGCTTATACCGCGGCGCGCGGCGTTCGCTGGAAGGCCGGGCGATGTTCGTCAATGGCGACGAGAACGCGGCCGATGCGGCGTATCTGACCCTCAACGATCCGATCGCGCAGGGCGAGCGCATCGCCCGCGCGGTCAAGGCCGGATTCCTGGTGCGCACCCGCGCCGACGCCGACACGGTCGAGGCGCGACACAACGATTCGCGCCGGCGCGAAGCGGCGTTCGCCAGCGGCGCGCAGTACATCTCCACCGATTATCTCAAGCCGGACCTGCGCTTCAGCCGCTATCGGGTGACGTTCCCGCGCAGCGAAGTGGTGCGGTGCAATCCGCTGCGGGCGATGGAGCGGTGCGGGCAGCGGCCGATCGAGGCGGCGGAGAAGCACGATTGA
- a CDS encoding CehA/McbA family metallohydrolase yields MPLITHANGNTASTPTATPANAASTSAPDLTLEGHITGRDNKTYRELPFQVPEGIARITVEFDYDRADKTTIDLGLIGPGPFLGRDGFRGWSGGNKRVFTVSAADVTPSYLAGAVPAGEWKVLLGIPNIRADTQASYRARIRFTRADQPDAIPAVLAPPPLRAGPGWYRGDLHMHTGHSDGSCASQAGAKVPCPLFLTAQAASAAGLDFIAVTEHNTVSHLADLRELQPYFDRLLLIPGIEITTFQGHANVFGTYAPVDFRVGSAAVPDWNSLLRTLQQRGVPVSINHPIRPSDERCMGCGWTPTPAADLSRVQMVEAVNGGDADTPGSGIAFWQRELNAGHRLTGVGGSDNHDAPTQAEEPFGASRIGRPTTVVRARELSMAAILDGLRAGEVFVDVRGTKDRALSLSAAHGAREVAMGGDLALKSGEQARLWLQVRGAAGGKVEVIVDGAMAPLIAQPAIGSAEQSFDFRWRSDGARHWLRVDVRDAQGRLALVGNPVYFNWR; encoded by the coding sequence TTGCCCCTCATAACGCATGCAAACGGCAACACCGCCAGCACGCCCACCGCAACGCCGGCCAACGCGGCAAGCACCTCCGCGCCCGACCTGACCCTGGAAGGCCACATCACCGGCCGCGATAACAAAACCTACCGCGAGCTCCCGTTCCAGGTGCCCGAAGGCATCGCCCGCATCACCGTAGAGTTCGACTACGACCGCGCCGATAAAACCACCATCGACCTCGGCCTGATCGGGCCCGGGCCGTTCCTCGGCCGCGACGGGTTTCGCGGCTGGAGCGGCGGCAATAAGCGCGTGTTCACTGTCAGCGCCGCCGATGTCACGCCCTCGTACTTGGCCGGCGCGGTGCCGGCGGGCGAGTGGAAGGTGTTGCTGGGTATTCCGAACATCCGCGCCGACACCCAGGCGAGCTATCGCGCGCGCATCCGCTTCACCCGCGCCGACCAACCCGATGCGATTCCCGCCGTGCTCGCGCCGCCGCCGTTGCGCGCCGGCCCGGGCTGGTATCGCGGCGATCTGCACATGCATACCGGCCACAGCGACGGCAGCTGCGCTTCGCAGGCCGGAGCGAAAGTGCCGTGTCCGCTGTTCCTGACCGCGCAGGCGGCCAGCGCCGCGGGCCTGGACTTCATCGCCGTCACCGAGCACAACACCGTCTCGCATCTGGCCGACTTGCGTGAGCTGCAGCCGTACTTCGATCGCCTGCTGCTGATTCCCGGAATCGAGATCACCACCTTCCAGGGCCACGCTAACGTGTTCGGCACTTACGCGCCGGTGGATTTCCGCGTCGGCAGCGCCGCGGTGCCGGATTGGAATTCGCTGCTGCGCACGCTGCAACAGCGCGGCGTGCCGGTGTCGATCAACCATCCGATCCGTCCTTCCGACGAGCGCTGCATGGGCTGCGGCTGGACGCCGACGCCGGCCGCGGATCTGTCGCGCGTGCAGATGGTCGAAGCGGTCAACGGCGGCGACGCCGACACGCCGGGCTCGGGCATCGCGTTCTGGCAGCGCGAACTAAACGCCGGCCATCGCCTGACCGGCGTGGGCGGCAGCGACAATCACGATGCGCCGACCCAGGCCGAAGAACCGTTCGGCGCCAGCCGCATCGGCCGCCCGACCACGGTGGTGCGGGCGCGCGAGCTGTCGATGGCGGCGATCCTCGACGGGCTGCGCGCGGGCGAGGTGTTCGTCGATGTGCGCGGGACCAAGGATCGCGCCTTGAGCCTCAGTGCCGCGCATGGCGCGCGCGAGGTGGCGATGGGCGGCGATCTGGCGCTGAAGTCCGGCGAGCAGGCGCGGCTGTGGTTGCAGGTGCGCGGCGCGGCCGGCGGGAAGGTGGAGGTGATCGTCGATGGCGCGATGGCGCCGCTGATCGCCCAGCCGGCGATCGGTTCGGCCGAGCAGAGCTTCGATTTCCGCTGGCGCAGCGACGGCGCGCGGCATTGGTTGCGGGTGGATGTGCGCGATGCGCAGGGGCGTCTGGCGCTGGTCGGCAATCCGGTTTACTTCAACTGGCGCTGA
- a CDS encoding DUF6053 domain-containing protein produces the protein MLFAQFAASCPKSIGTKAPSCKRLRASAARRRKP, from the coding sequence ATGCTCTTCGCTCAGTTCGCGGCGAGTTGTCCCAAAAGCATCGGGACTAAAGCTCCCTCCTGCAAAAGACTTCGTGCTTCGGCGGCCCGGCGGCGAAAGCCTTAG
- the thiS gene encoding sulfur carrier protein ThiS, with product MNILLNGEPRSLAAPTTLIELLHAEGLRERRVAVEINGEIVPRGRHADTALAEGDKVEIVHALGGG from the coding sequence ATGAATATTCTGCTCAATGGCGAACCGCGCTCGCTCGCGGCGCCGACCACTTTGATCGAACTGCTGCACGCTGAAGGCCTGCGCGAACGCCGCGTCGCGGTCGAGATCAACGGCGAGATCGTGCCGCGCGGCCGCCACGCGGACACGGCGCTGGCCGAAGGCGACAAGGTGGAGATCGTGCACGCGCTGGGCGGCGGCTAA
- a CDS encoding autotransporter outer membrane beta-barrel domain-containing protein: MKPVRTALAAALVLAAAPAFAAGDPYSQTVFIGDSLTDSGHFRPALIQAVGPNGALIGRFTTNPGLVWSEWLADYYGTNATSDNQGGTNYAVGGARTGTNTSGALGTIPSLATQTANYLAANGGRADPNALYTVWGGANDLFAVAAGAPAQSTITNAVTAQIGVIGALRNAGAEYILVPTVPDLGVTPQFRAGGAAQQAAGTQLASTYNTALYGGIASAGLRVIPLDTFNLLREITANPNPYGIGNVTGTACNPQITASSLTCSPANTVPGGADTYAFADGVHPSSKSHRILADYALSVLEGPRFIALLPNSASTVGRARADQVANHVGERSDGEGMRWWGSVRGDFQRYGHGDLYDGAGPALTGGVDWTRGNLVFGAFLGYGQQKQDFGLRNGEFEQKDTSIGGFIGWYGQHAWVNGQLSYTKLDFDIDRNANLGAVTRVHHGSADGKNVTAALNAGWEFGETLRHGPVIGILSQRIDVDGFAESEPTLSTSLAYPDQSFDSLIGSVGWQVNYTHSEGFRPYARLTFDREFEDAPKNAYARLQTVPGLGYYAVKGREFDQDYGTLLLGTRTKLFGLDANLGASVTVGQGAGNNTTVFAQIGSGF, encoded by the coding sequence ATGAAACCCGTTCGTACCGCGCTGGCCGCCGCTCTCGTGCTGGCCGCCGCTCCGGCCTTCGCCGCCGGCGATCCCTATTCGCAGACCGTCTTCATCGGCGACAGCCTCACCGATTCGGGCCACTTCCGCCCGGCGCTGATCCAGGCGGTCGGCCCGAACGGCGCGCTGATCGGCCGCTTCACCACCAATCCGGGCCTGGTCTGGTCGGAATGGCTGGCCGACTACTACGGCACCAACGCCACCAGCGACAACCAGGGCGGCACCAACTACGCCGTCGGCGGCGCCCGCACCGGCACCAACACCAGCGGCGCGCTGGGCACGATTCCGTCGCTGGCCACGCAGACCGCCAACTACCTCGCCGCCAACGGCGGCCGCGCCGATCCCAACGCGCTGTACACCGTGTGGGGCGGCGCCAACGATCTGTTCGCGGTCGCCGCCGGCGCGCCGGCGCAGTCCACCATCACCAACGCGGTCACCGCGCAGATCGGCGTGATCGGCGCGCTGCGCAACGCCGGCGCGGAATACATCCTGGTCCCGACGGTGCCCGACCTGGGCGTGACCCCGCAGTTCCGCGCCGGCGGCGCGGCTCAGCAGGCGGCCGGCACGCAACTGGCATCGACCTACAACACCGCGCTGTACGGCGGCATCGCCTCGGCCGGCCTGCGCGTGATCCCGCTGGATACGTTCAACCTGCTGCGCGAAATCACCGCCAACCCGAATCCCTACGGCATCGGCAACGTCACCGGCACGGCCTGCAACCCGCAGATCACCGCCTCGTCGCTGACCTGCAGCCCGGCCAACACCGTGCCGGGCGGCGCCGATACCTATGCCTTCGCCGACGGCGTGCATCCTTCCAGCAAGTCGCACCGCATCCTCGCCGACTACGCCCTGTCGGTATTGGAAGGCCCGCGCTTCATCGCCCTGCTGCCGAACTCGGCTTCGACCGTCGGCCGCGCCCGCGCCGATCAGGTCGCCAACCACGTCGGCGAGCGTTCCGACGGCGAGGGCATGCGCTGGTGGGGCAGCGTGCGCGGCGACTTCCAGCGCTACGGCCACGGCGACCTGTACGACGGCGCCGGCCCGGCGCTGACCGGCGGCGTGGACTGGACCCGCGGCAATCTGGTGTTCGGCGCCTTCCTCGGCTACGGCCAGCAGAAGCAGGACTTCGGTCTGCGCAACGGCGAGTTCGAACAGAAGGACACCAGCATCGGCGGCTTCATCGGCTGGTACGGCCAGCACGCCTGGGTCAACGGCCAGTTGAGCTACACCAAGCTGGACTTCGACATCGACCGCAACGCCAACCTGGGCGCGGTGACCCGCGTGCATCACGGCTCGGCCGACGGCAAGAACGTCACCGCCGCGTTGAACGCCGGTTGGGAATTCGGCGAAACCCTGCGTCACGGCCCGGTGATCGGCATCCTGTCGCAGCGCATCGATGTGGACGGCTTCGCCGAAAGCGAACCCACCCTGTCGACCTCGCTGGCTTATCCGGACCAGAGCTTCGATTCGCTGATCGGCAGCGTCGGCTGGCAGGTCAACTACACCCACAGCGAAGGCTTCCGTCCGTACGCGCGCCTGACCTTCGACCGCGAGTTCGAAGACGCGCCGAAGAACGCCTACGCGCGCCTGCAGACCGTGCCGGGCCTGGGCTACTACGCGGTCAAGGGCCGCGAGTTCGACCAGGACTACGGCACCTTGCTGCTGGGCACGCGCACCAAGCTGTTCGGCCTGGACGCCAACCTGGGCGCCAGCGTCACCGTCGGCCAGGGCGCGGGCAACAACACCACGGTGTTCGCGCAGATCGGCAGCGGCTTCTGA
- a CDS encoding prolyl oligopeptidase family serine peptidase: MNLRSLPCLLAAAFILPAAGAAEAPPVARTVDTVDHAFGLTLPDPYRWMEGDNNAEFQTWLRLQGEATRARLDALPATAGWRERLRGVSAGTVVHRLQRAVGERVFFLRQKQGSEGVLMVREKDGSERVLFDPNASKDGASITEYSVSADSKRIAVNIDRGGSEITQIRVFGVDDGKPLADAIDSVWGEFRAQWLADASGFAYTQMAPESERVGKDPIQNMRVRFHRLGTPAASDPLLQKAGDQQPAPMQPQNFPVVQLDADSDWALLSIGGARAEMRACVAPRKLAVAAAPPWRCVVDFDDKVQEVVLHRSTLYLLSSKDASNGRLLALDLDRPDARAADARVVLPESADAVINSVGTDNLVGARDGMYLRRMKLGVDDIVRIAYADKKSSQAAPQALDMPFSGSSPWMAANPRTDGLLFVLQGWTRPRMAYRHRPGEAKPLDLKLGATTPGNYDDIDTVLTEAISADGTRVPLSIVYRKDTVRDGRNLAMLAGYGAYGFSMQPTFDPLRLEWVKAGHVYAIAHVRGGGEKGAAWHAGGKGPLKYRGVEDFIAAAQQLTKMGFTAPQRTAVWSASAGGMLVGGAITRKPEQFGAAVINAGLIDTVRLLEGKNGANQVAELGDPRTAEGLKQLAAMDAYQQIRDGKRYPPTMLTVGLNDQRVVPWHSGKFGARLAAAGDGKVPVWFRTDAGSGHFATSMDEGALLWSDVYAFFEYQLQQPMQDGAGKAGAD; this comes from the coding sequence ATGAACCTTCGCTCCCTGCCCTGCCTGCTCGCGGCCGCGTTCATCCTGCCGGCGGCCGGTGCCGCCGAAGCGCCGCCGGTGGCGCGCACGGTGGACACCGTCGATCACGCGTTCGGGCTGACCCTGCCCGATCCGTACCGGTGGATGGAGGGCGACAACAATGCCGAATTCCAGACCTGGCTGCGCCTGCAGGGCGAGGCCACGCGCGCGCGCCTGGACGCGCTGCCGGCGACGGCGGGTTGGCGCGAGCGACTGCGCGGCGTCAGCGCCGGCACGGTGGTGCATCGCTTGCAGCGCGCAGTCGGCGAGCGGGTGTTTTTCCTGCGTCAGAAGCAAGGCTCCGAAGGTGTGTTGATGGTGCGCGAGAAGGACGGCAGCGAGCGCGTATTGTTCGATCCGAACGCGAGCAAGGACGGCGCCTCGATCACTGAGTACAGCGTCAGCGCCGACAGCAAGCGCATCGCCGTCAACATCGATCGCGGCGGCAGCGAAATCACCCAGATCCGCGTGTTCGGCGTGGACGACGGCAAGCCGCTGGCCGACGCCATCGACTCGGTCTGGGGCGAGTTCCGCGCCCAGTGGCTGGCGGACGCTTCCGGATTCGCCTACACGCAGATGGCGCCGGAGTCCGAGCGCGTCGGCAAGGACCCGATCCAGAACATGCGTGTGCGCTTCCATCGCCTGGGCACGCCCGCCGCCAGCGATCCACTGCTGCAGAAGGCCGGCGACCAGCAACCGGCGCCGATGCAGCCGCAGAATTTCCCCGTGGTGCAACTCGATGCCGACTCGGACTGGGCGCTGCTGTCGATCGGCGGCGCGCGCGCGGAAATGCGCGCCTGCGTGGCGCCGCGCAAGCTCGCCGTCGCCGCGGCCCCGCCGTGGCGTTGCGTGGTCGATTTCGACGACAAGGTGCAGGAAGTAGTGCTGCACCGCTCCACGCTGTACTTGCTGTCGTCGAAGGACGCGTCCAACGGGCGCTTGCTGGCGCTCGACCTCGACCGCCCCGATGCGCGCGCGGCGGATGCGCGCGTGGTGCTGCCCGAATCGGCCGACGCGGTGATCAACAGCGTCGGCACCGACAATCTGGTCGGCGCGCGCGACGGCATGTACCTGCGGCGCATGAAGCTGGGCGTGGACGACATCGTGCGCATCGCCTACGCCGACAAGAAAAGCTCTCAGGCCGCGCCGCAAGCGCTGGACATGCCGTTCTCCGGTTCCTCGCCGTGGATGGCCGCCAATCCGCGCACCGACGGCTTGTTGTTCGTGCTGCAGGGCTGGACCCGGCCGCGCATGGCCTACCGGCATCGGCCGGGCGAGGCCAAGCCGCTTGATCTCAAGCTTGGCGCGACCACACCGGGCAATTACGACGACATCGACACCGTCCTGACCGAAGCGATCAGCGCCGACGGTACGCGCGTTCCGCTGAGCATCGTCTATCGCAAGGACACCGTGCGCGACGGTCGCAATTTGGCGATGCTGGCTGGTTACGGCGCTTACGGCTTCAGCATGCAGCCGACTTTCGATCCGTTGCGGCTGGAATGGGTCAAGGCGGGCCACGTGTATGCGATCGCCCACGTCCGCGGCGGCGGCGAGAAAGGCGCGGCCTGGCATGCCGGCGGCAAAGGTCCGCTCAAATACCGCGGCGTGGAGGACTTCATCGCCGCCGCGCAGCAATTGACGAAGATGGGCTTCACCGCGCCGCAACGCACCGCGGTATGGAGCGCCAGCGCCGGCGGCATGCTGGTCGGCGGCGCCATCACCCGCAAGCCGGAGCAGTTCGGCGCGGCGGTCATCAACGCCGGCCTGATCGACACCGTGCGTCTGCTGGAAGGCAAAAACGGCGCCAATCAGGTCGCCGAACTGGGCGATCCACGCACCGCCGAGGGGCTCAAGCAACTGGCGGCGATGGACGCGTATCAGCAGATCCGCGACGGCAAGCGCTATCCGCCGACGATGTTGACCGTCGGCCTCAACGATCAGCGCGTGGTGCCGTGGCACAGCGGCAAGTTCGGCGCGCGCCTGGCCGCGGCCGGCGACGGCAAGGTGCCGGTCTGGTTCCGCACCGATGCCGGCAGCGGCCACTTCGCCACTTCGATGGATGAGGGCGCGTTGCTGTGGTCGGATGTGTATGCGTTTTTCGAGTATCAGCTGCAGCAGCCGATGCAGGATGGCGCGGGCAAAGCCGGGGCGGATTGA
- a CDS encoding XamI family restriction endonuclease: MAQDAHAAVSAFRWARLGEPLALWKATFRASRREVRAVFRELDLRAPQRIHSRQIAQLYRMQLGDALRYLAAPPISADDLKVLADSTLSGAALRKPSQARSVLRTIQQTLDPFRFQWVITARRPSPAEWKAAIVATASLLTYQRVATIRRNADKDDQERAVKAYLRDVLGLREEAPRKIDTMRDTPPPGSFCGESEVDGRKADIVVSLHDGRLLLIECKVSNSALNSVKRLNNDAAAKAAHWIKAFGVSQVVPAAMLSGVFKTRHLAHAQDQQSLALFWAHRLEDLGAFVNATK; encoded by the coding sequence ATGGCGCAAGACGCGCACGCCGCGGTCTCGGCCTTCCGATGGGCGCGGCTGGGCGAGCCGCTGGCGCTGTGGAAAGCGACGTTTCGCGCAAGCCGGCGCGAAGTGCGCGCGGTCTTCCGCGAACTCGACCTGCGCGCGCCCCAGCGCATCCACTCCCGGCAAATCGCGCAGCTTTACCGCATGCAGCTCGGCGACGCCCTGCGCTACCTCGCCGCGCCGCCGATTTCCGCCGACGACCTGAAGGTGCTCGCCGACTCCACGCTGAGCGGCGCCGCGCTGCGTAAACCCTCGCAAGCGCGCAGCGTTCTGCGGACGATCCAGCAAACGCTCGATCCTTTCCGGTTTCAATGGGTGATTACCGCCCGACGCCCCAGTCCGGCCGAATGGAAAGCCGCGATCGTCGCCACCGCGTCCTTGCTGACGTACCAGCGCGTCGCGACCATCCGCCGCAACGCCGACAAGGACGATCAGGAACGCGCGGTGAAAGCCTACCTTCGCGACGTGCTCGGACTGCGCGAAGAAGCGCCGCGAAAGATCGACACCATGCGCGACACGCCCCCGCCCGGATCGTTCTGCGGCGAATCGGAAGTAGACGGCCGCAAAGCCGACATCGTGGTGTCCCTGCACGACGGCCGCCTGCTGCTGATCGAGTGCAAGGTGTCCAACAGCGCCTTGAACAGCGTCAAACGCCTGAACAACGATGCCGCCGCCAAGGCCGCGCACTGGATCAAAGCTTTCGGCGTATCGCAGGTAGTGCCTGCGGCCATGCTGTCGGGCGTGTTCAAGACGCGGCATCTTGCCCATGCGCAGGATCAGCAGAGTCTTGCGCTGTTCTGGGCGCATCGGCTTGAAGACTTGGGTGCGTTCGTCAACGCGACCAAGTAG
- a CDS encoding Eco57I restriction-modification methylase domain-containing protein, which produces MTGLKKKPADVRRAPAARRGHPQEPRLIQNERELIALCLALAGRGASLSAAERAAAKGIAPMADRSMVERARGLIGQGSDPLGGVFLRLRSSEVRRRLGAVYTPAPIVESMLSWCAEQGAPDRVIDPGAGSGRYLMAAALRFPQARLIGVELDPVAALMLRANLTVHGCIERATIVVEDFRQAALERIDGRTLFIGNPPYVRHHEIGEAWKTWFAESAHAYGLRASKLAGLHIHFFLRALQLAQPNDIGAFITSAEWLDVNYGATLRRLLADQLGGVAVHVLDARAMPFENTATTGAITCFKIGQPSQGLRVRAVESMETLNGLSKGDVVPWDSVRNAARWSPLFKPARVVPEGYVELGELCRVHRGQVTGSNDVWIAGEHARRLPSSVLIPTITRARDLLCAGAQLDNAQPLRCVVDLPADLDVLDAEARKAVKRFLTWARQQGADQSYIARHRKAWWSVGLKQPAPILSTYMARRAPAFVRNLCDARHINIAHGLYPRQDMPAAKLDALASWLRHNVITEDGRTYAGGLTKFEPKELERVLVPNLDALGA; this is translated from the coding sequence ATGACAGGTCTGAAAAAGAAACCTGCCGATGTCCGCCGTGCCCCAGCCGCGCGCAGGGGGCATCCGCAGGAGCCTCGGCTGATCCAGAACGAACGCGAACTCATCGCCCTGTGCCTGGCGTTGGCCGGGCGCGGTGCGTCGTTGTCGGCCGCCGAGCGCGCCGCCGCCAAGGGCATCGCGCCGATGGCCGACCGCAGCATGGTCGAGCGGGCGCGCGGCCTGATCGGGCAAGGCTCCGACCCGCTGGGCGGAGTCTTCCTGCGCCTGCGCTCGTCCGAAGTCCGCCGTCGCCTGGGCGCGGTCTACACCCCGGCGCCCATCGTCGAGTCGATGCTGAGCTGGTGCGCCGAGCAAGGCGCGCCCGACCGCGTGATCGATCCGGGCGCGGGCTCGGGCCGCTACCTGATGGCCGCCGCGCTGCGTTTTCCGCAGGCCCGGCTGATCGGCGTCGAACTCGACCCGGTCGCAGCGCTGATGCTGCGGGCCAACCTCACCGTGCACGGATGCATCGAGCGCGCGACCATCGTGGTCGAGGACTTCCGCCAGGCCGCGCTGGAGCGGATCGATGGGCGCACGCTGTTCATCGGCAATCCGCCCTACGTTCGCCATCATGAAATCGGCGAGGCGTGGAAAACCTGGTTTGCCGAATCGGCGCACGCCTACGGGCTGCGCGCGAGCAAACTGGCGGGACTGCATATCCATTTCTTCCTGCGCGCGTTGCAGCTCGCGCAGCCGAACGACATCGGCGCGTTCATCACCTCCGCCGAATGGCTGGACGTGAACTACGGCGCCACGCTGCGCCGGTTGCTGGCCGATCAACTCGGCGGCGTCGCCGTCCACGTTCTGGACGCGCGCGCCATGCCGTTCGAGAACACCGCGACCACCGGCGCCATCACCTGCTTCAAGATCGGCCAGCCGTCGCAAGGCTTGCGCGTGCGCGCGGTCGAGTCGATGGAGACGCTCAACGGCTTGAGCAAAGGCGACGTCGTGCCGTGGGACAGCGTGCGCAACGCGGCGCGCTGGTCGCCGTTGTTCAAGCCGGCGCGGGTCGTACCGGAGGGCTATGTCGAGCTGGGCGAGCTGTGCCGCGTGCATCGCGGCCAGGTGACCGGCAGCAACGATGTCTGGATCGCGGGCGAGCACGCCCGCCGCCTGCCCAGCAGTGTGCTGATCCCGACCATCACCCGCGCCCGCGATCTGCTCTGCGCCGGCGCGCAACTGGATAACGCGCAGCCGCTGCGTTGCGTGGTGGATCTGCCGGCCGACCTGGACGTACTCGACGCCGAGGCCAGAAAAGCGGTCAAGCGCTTCCTGACCTGGGCGCGGCAGCAAGGCGCGGACCAGTCCTACATCGCCCGCCATCGCAAGGCCTGGTGGTCGGTCGGCCTGAAACAGCCCGCACCGATCCTGTCCACCTACATGGCGCGGCGCGCGCCGGCATTCGTGCGAAACCTGTGCGATGCGCGCCACATCAATATCGCCCACGGGCTTTACCCGCGACAGGACATGCCGGCGGCGAAACTCGACGCGCTCGCGAGCTGGCTGCGCCACAACGTCATCACCGAGGACGGCCGCACCTATGCCGGCGGCCTGACCAAATTCGAGCCGAAAGAACTCGAGCGCGTGCTGGTTCCGAACCTGGACGCCCTGGGCGCATGA
- a CDS encoding ATP-dependent zinc protease family protein, translating to MSSKIVLGWRELAVLPSLGIAGIRAKIDTGARSSALHVDAHWRYVEAGEPWVGFRLSPGAVGAGEVEAAAPVFDEREVTDSGGHRTRRVFIRTVLSLAGAEREIEINLSDRRGMRFPMLLGRTAVAQVFTIDPARSFLHGRARRRVPRS from the coding sequence ATGTCATCCAAGATCGTCCTCGGTTGGCGCGAGCTGGCGGTGTTGCCGTCGCTGGGCATCGCCGGCATCCGCGCCAAGATCGACACCGGCGCGCGCAGTTCGGCGCTGCATGTGGACGCGCATTGGCGCTATGTCGAAGCCGGCGAGCCCTGGGTCGGGTTCCGCCTCAGTCCCGGCGCGGTCGGCGCGGGCGAGGTCGAAGCGGCCGCTCCGGTGTTCGACGAACGCGAGGTCACCGACTCCGGCGGCCATCGCACCCGCCGCGTGTTCATCCGCACCGTGCTGAGTCTGGCCGGCGCCGAACGCGAAATTGAAATAAACCTGTCGGATCGTCGCGGCATGCGTTTCCCGATGTTGCTGGGCCGCACCGCGGTGGCGCAGGTGTTCACGATCGATCCGGCACGCTCGTTCCTGCATGGACGCGCGCGACGCCGGGTACCCCGCAGCTGA